In the Dehalococcoidales bacterium genome, CTCAGTGTAAACGGGGGCAACCAGATTTCTGTGCCAGACCTCCTTTAATATACGTGCTCTAACGCGGCCAAGCCATACACCCTAGCTTATGGCCGATATTATCACGGAGGGATACCTTTGTCAACTCTTTTGCAGACTCGGTTTTATCCAATTCGGCGGGACTGGCAATTATCGTGCGTAACCGGGGGTAAACCTTGCGTAGTCACGTGCTCAAACCCTATTGCTCTCGTTCAGACAGAAGGGTGAGATTATGATAGTGTTACTATTGTCGTTCTGAGCGGAAAGGAGTGCTGTGAAGAATACCGGGGAATTATCCCGGAGAGTGCTAAAGGGGTGTCCCCCGGATATAGTAGGGTTGGTCGAAAGGGTTTTTCAGCACACTCTCAGTCAAGAATCCGTTGCAGGAACCAGCTATCCCCGAACTGGCAAAGCTCGTAGGTGCCTTCAGTGGAGTTCCGGGCGTTGACGCGGACAAAGAAGCGTACCTGCTTCTCATCCCACCAGTCGGCCGGTTCTCGCCACCAGTTAAGGACCTCGACCACCCTGTAGAGGCGTTTCCGCCAGATGAAGGCGATTGGGAGTGAGTCCCTGCCGGCGTGGGTTCTGATAGGTTCACCAATGAGCTTTGCCATCACGGGTCTCCAAGGAGGGGTCACTACCACTATAGCAGAACAAATGTTCTATGTCAAGGGGTGGAACAAGGAATCGAAGATTCAGACCACAAATGAACCCGCAAAACTCCACTCTTCAAGCACCAACCAGAACCGGTATCACCCAACGCCTGACAAACCCGGAATACCTTCACCG is a window encoding:
- a CDS encoding DUF6504 family protein, with the protein product MAKLIGEPIRTHAGRDSLPIAFIWRKRLYRVVEVLNWWREPADWWDEKQVRFFVRVNARNSTEGTYELCQFGDSWFLQRILD